The Helicobacter pylori genome includes a window with the following:
- a CDS encoding COG3400 family protein, whose protein sequence is MKKIALILDGIVAKNFLDLVLRHYSNHNFYIVVVKNESLIPKNYPSTFAFHCFDATSSFRLLQVLNDEVSDAFLIIQDFKEQCIIHKIIQTHFKRMRVVLSVKRDGEKTLENNEENKDEKLILIDEFEVLANKFISRLPNIPSTPREFGLGRGEIMEIDVPFGSVFAYRHIGSIRQKEYRIVGLYRNDVLLLSTKSLVIQPRDILLVAGNPEILNAVYLQVKSNVGQFPAPFGKSIYLYIDMRLQSRKAMMRDVYQALFLHKHLKSYKLYIQVLHPTSPKFYHKFLALETESIEVNFDFYGKSFIQKLHEDHQKKMGLIVVGRELFLSKKHRKALYKTATPVYKTNTSGLSKTSQSVVVLNESLDINEDMSSVIFDVSMQMDLGLLLYDFDPNKRYKNEIVNHYENLANAFNRKIEIFQTDIRNPIMYLNSLRNPILHFMPFEECITHTRFWWFLSTKVEKLAFLNDDNPQIFIPVAE, encoded by the coding sequence TTGAAAAAAATCGCCCTTATTTTAGATGGCATTGTAGCAAAAAATTTTTTAGACTTGGTGCTAAGGCATTATTCTAATCATAATTTTTATATAGTGGTTGTCAAAAATGAGAGCCTTATCCCTAAAAACTACCCGAGCACTTTCGCTTTTCATTGTTTTGATGCGACTTCTAGTTTCAGGCTTTTGCAAGTGTTAAACGATGAGGTGAGCGATGCGTTTTTAATCATACAAGATTTTAAAGAACAGTGCATCATTCATAAAATCATTCAAACCCATTTCAAACGCATGCGCGTGGTTTTGAGCGTGAAAAGGGATGGTGAAAAAACTTTAGAAAATAATGAAGAAAACAAAGATGAAAAGCTCATTTTGATTGATGAATTTGAAGTTTTAGCCAATAAATTCATTTCTCGTTTGCCTAATATCCCTAGCACCCCTAGAGAGTTTGGGTTAGGCAGGGGCGAGATCATGGAGATTGATGTGCCTTTTGGGAGCGTTTTTGCTTACAGACACATTGGCTCTATCAGGCAAAAAGAATACAGGATTGTAGGGCTTTATCGCAACGATGTTTTGTTGCTCTCCACTAAATCTTTGGTTATCCAGCCGCGAGATATTCTCTTAGTGGCAGGCAATCCAGAGATTTTAAACGCGGTGTATCTTCAGGTCAAAAGCAATGTGGGGCAGTTCCCGGCCCCCTTTGGTAAGAGCATTTATTTATATATTGATATGCGCTTGCAGAGCAGAAAAGCGATGATGCGCGATGTGTATCAAGCCTTGTTTTTGCACAAACATTTAAAGAGCTACAAGCTCTATATCCAGGTTTTACACCCTACTAGCCCTAAGTTTTACCATAAATTTTTAGCGCTAGAAACCGAAAGCATTGAAGTGAATTTTGATTTTTATGGGAAAAGTTTTATCCAAAAACTCCATGAAGACCACCAGAAAAAAATGGGCCTGATCGTGGTAGGCAGAGAGCTTTTTTTATCTAAAAAACACCGAAAAGCCTTGTATAAAACAGCCACCCCGGTTTATAAAACCAACACTTCCGGCTTGTCTAAAACCTCTCAAAGCGTGGTGGTATTGAATGAAAGCTTGGATATTAATGAGGACATGTCTTCAGTGATCTTTGATGTGTCTATGCAAATGGATTTGGGCTTGTTGCTCTATGATTTTGACCCTAACAAGCGCTATAAAAACGAGATTGTTAATCATTATGAAAATTTAGCCAACGCATTCAACCGCAAGATTGAGATTTTTCAAACCGATATTAGAAATCCTATCATGTATCTCAATTCTTTAAGAAATCCCATTTTGCATTTCATGCCTTTTGAAGAGTGTATCACGCACACGCGCTTTTGGTGGTTTTTATCCACTAAAGTGGAAAAATTAGCGTTTTTAAACGATGATAACCCTCAAATTTTTATCCCTGTAGCGGAGTGA
- a CDS encoding ATP-dependent metallopeptidase FtsH/Yme1/Tma family protein: protein MLFSKNLENLTAPFKRIKNRSLVLALGFLILTFCLLLFLILSDVSRLISGKDFFYVIQSHPKQTLIEDENYFYANKGLYKTNKEAFLRAYKIPESMPIEKRENLNKVSKIFLALLFFISSMLFGIFWRLPKRLDTKMSLESAHKNELENAFQRYDALGVRFEDIAGVDEVKEELLEVVDYLKNPKKYQDLGIFLPKGVLLIGPPGVGKTMIAKALASEARVPFFYESGSAFSQIYVGAGAKKVHELFMHAKRHAPSIIFIDEIDALGKARGGHRSDEREATLNQLLTEMDGFLQNDEVVVIGATNQMEVMDEALLRSKRFDRRIFISLPDLLERQSILEKLLENKKHALNYLKIAKICVGFSGAMLATLINESALNALKHQRNEIAESDILEVKDKIAYGKKKPQTLDENQKELVALYQSAKALSAYWLEIEFDKAPLLGEFIAFNENKIHSESEIKNYIKVYLSGTIILELLYKERYSLSKQDLQKAKFLNEFMASELLLAPTKESLSVLYEEQLEFLKPQIAVCRRLSVLLLEQECLEHSHLYDLLNG, encoded by the coding sequence ATGCTGTTTTCTAAAAATTTAGAAAACCTTACCGCTCCCTTCAAACGCATTAAAAACCGCTCGCTTGTTTTGGCGTTAGGGTTTTTGATCCTTACTTTTTGCTTGCTTCTTTTTTTAATTTTAAGCGATGTTTCTAGGCTCATATCGGGTAAGGACTTTTTTTATGTGATCCAATCCCACCCTAAGCAAACTCTAATTGAAGATGAAAATTATTTTTACGCTAACAAAGGTCTTTATAAAACCAACAAAGAAGCCTTTTTAAGAGCCTACAAAATCCCAGAAAGCATGCCCATAGAAAAACGAGAAAATTTAAACAAGGTTTCTAAAATCTTTTTGGCGTTGCTTTTTTTCATTTCTAGCATGCTTTTTGGGATCTTTTGGCGCTTGCCTAAACGATTGGACACTAAAATGAGTTTAGAAAGCGCGCACAAAAACGAATTGGAAAATGCATTCCAGCGATACGATGCGTTGGGGGTGCGTTTTGAAGATATTGCAGGGGTGGATGAAGTCAAAGAAGAATTATTAGAAGTGGTAGATTATTTAAAAAACCCTAAAAAATACCAGGATTTAGGGATTTTTCTCCCTAAAGGCGTGCTTTTAATCGGGCCTCCTGGAGTGGGGAAAACCATGATCGCTAAAGCCTTAGCGAGTGAAGCTAGAGTGCCGTTTTTTTATGAAAGCGGGAGCGCGTTTTCTCAAATTTATGTGGGGGCTGGGGCTAAAAAAGTGCATGAACTTTTCATGCATGCTAAAAGGCATGCCCCCTCTATTATTTTTATTGATGAAATTGACGCTTTGGGTAAGGCTAGGGGAGGGCATAGGAGCGATGAAAGAGAGGCCACGCTCAATCAGCTTTTAACCGAAATGGATGGGTTTTTGCAAAACGATGAGGTGGTGGTGATAGGAGCGACTAACCAAATGGAAGTGATGGATGAAGCACTATTAAGGAGCAAGCGTTTTGATCGGCGTATTTTCATTTCTTTACCGGATTTGTTAGAAAGACAAAGCATTTTAGAAAAGCTTTTAGAAAACAAAAAGCATGCGCTCAATTATCTTAAGATCGCTAAAATTTGCGTGGGTTTTAGCGGGGCGATGTTAGCGACTTTAATCAATGAAAGCGCTTTAAACGCCCTAAAACACCAACGAAACGAAATCGCTGAGAGCGACATTTTAGAAGTGAAAGACAAGATCGCTTATGGCAAGAAAAAGCCCCAAACTTTAGACGAAAACCAAAAAGAATTAGTCGCTTTGTATCAAAGCGCGAAAGCCTTGAGCGCGTATTGGTTAGAAATTGAATTTGATAAAGCGCCTTTATTGGGGGAATTTATCGCTTTTAATGAAAATAAAATCCACAGCGAGAGCGAGATTAAAAATTACATTAAAGTGTATTTGAGCGGGACGATTATTTTAGAGTTGCTCTATAAGGAGCGTTATAGTCTGTCTAAGCAAGACTTGCAAAAAGCGAAATTTTTGAATGAATTTATGGCTAGTGAGCTTCTTTTAGCCCCTACAAAAGAGTCTTTAAGCGTTCTTTATGAAGAGCAACTGGAGTTTTTAAAGCCGCAAATAGCGGTTTGTAGGCGCTTGAGCGTTCTGTTATTGGAGCAAGAATGTTTAGAACATTCTCATTTGTATGATTTGTTGAACGGGTGA
- the bioV gene encoding pimelyl-ACP methyl ester esterase BioV, producing the protein MRFFSGFGFINESVLFEEWLLKGVYDVSGFSMGAIKAIEYAYNEILQQRRINSLLLFSPCMLVHKSLAFKRLQLSSFQKDPQSYMDNFYQEAGLNAKWERFKKEGSLEELEFLLNYKYSDSIIRFLLEKGVKIEVFIGLKDRITDIQALLEFFTPLVQVWQFKDCNHLLQKS; encoded by the coding sequence ATGCGTTTTTTTAGTGGTTTTGGGTTCATCAATGAAAGCGTTTTGTTTGAAGAGTGGCTTTTAAAAGGGGTTTATGATGTGTCAGGCTTTTCTATGGGAGCGATTAAGGCGATAGAATACGCTTATAATGAAATCTTACAACAGCGCCGCATCAATTCCTTGTTGTTGTTTTCGCCTTGCATGTTAGTGCATAAGAGTTTGGCGTTCAAACGCTTGCAACTTTCTTCGTTTCAAAAAGATCCGCAAAGCTACATGGATAACTTTTATCAAGAAGCGGGCTTGAATGCTAAATGGGAGCGTTTTAAAAAAGAGGGTTCTTTAGAAGAATTAGAATTTTTATTGAATTACAAGTATAGTGATTCTATAATTAGATTTTTATTAGAAAAAGGCGTGAAGATTGAAGTGTTTATTGGGTTAAAGGACAGAATCACTGACATTCAAGCTCTGTTAGAATTTTTTACGCCATTAGTTCAAGTGTGGCAGTTTAAGGATTGTAACCATTTGTTGCAAAAATCTTAA
- the mtaB gene encoding tRNA (N(6)-L-threonylcarbamoyladenosine(37)-C(2))-methylthiotransferase MtaB, producing the protein MKKVYFKTFGCRTNLFDTQVMGENLKDFSATLEEQEADIIVINSCTVTNGADSAVRSYAKKMARLNKEVLFTGCGVKTQGKELFEKGFLKGVFGHDNKEKINMLLQEKKRFFIDDNLENKHLDTTMVSEFVGKTRAFIKIQEGCDFDCNYCIIPSVRGRARSFEERKILEQVSLLCSKGVQEVVLTGTNVGSYGKDRGSNIARLIKKLSQIAGLKRIRIGSLEPNQINDEFLELLEEDFLEKHLHIALQHSHDFMLEKMNRRNRTKSDRELLEVIASKNFAIGTDFIVGHPGESGSVFEKAFKNLESLPLTHIHPFIYSKRKDTPSSLMTDSVSLEDSKKRLNAIKDLISHKNKAFRLLQLKLNTPLKALVEAQKDGEFKALDQFFNPIKIKSDKPLRASFLEIKEYEIKERENHAVF; encoded by the coding sequence ATGAAAAAAGTCTATTTCAAAACTTTTGGGTGCAGGACGAATCTTTTTGACACGCAAGTGATGGGCGAAAATTTAAAGGATTTTAGCGCGACCTTAGAAGAACAAGAAGCCGATATTATTGTGATCAATTCTTGCACCGTGACCAATGGGGCCGATAGCGCGGTAAGGAGTTACGCTAAAAAAATGGCGCGATTAAATAAGGAAGTGCTATTTACTGGTTGTGGGGTGAAAACCCAAGGCAAGGAGCTTTTTGAAAAAGGGTTTTTAAAGGGCGTTTTTGGGCATGACAATAAAGAAAAGATTAACATGCTTTTACAAGAAAAAAAGCGTTTTTTTATAGATGACAATTTAGAAAACAAGCACTTAGACACCACGATGGTGAGCGAGTTTGTGGGAAAAACTAGGGCGTTTATCAAGATCCAAGAAGGCTGTGATTTTGATTGCAATTATTGCATTATCCCAAGCGTGAGAGGGAGGGCTAGGAGTTTTGAAGAGAGGAAAATTTTAGAGCAAGTAAGCCTTTTATGCTCTAAAGGGGTTCAAGAAGTGGTTTTAACCGGCACCAATGTGGGGAGCTATGGGAAAGATAGAGGAAGCAATATCGCACGATTGATTAAAAAATTAAGCCAGATCGCTGGATTAAAACGCATAAGGATTGGGAGCTTAGAGCCTAATCAAATCAACGATGAATTTTTAGAGCTTTTAGAAGAGGATTTTTTAGAAAAACATTTGCATATCGCTTTACAGCACAGCCATGATTTCATGTTAGAGAAGATGAACCGAAGAAACCGCACTAAAAGCGATAGGGAATTATTAGAGGTAATCGCTTCTAAGAATTTTGCTATCGGCACGGATTTTATTGTGGGGCATCCGGGCGAGAGCGGAAGCGTTTTTGAAAAAGCGTTTAAAAATTTAGAAAGCTTGCCTTTAACGCACATCCACCCTTTTATTTACAGCAAACGAAAAGACACCCCCTCTAGCTTGATGACTGATAGCGTGAGCTTGGAAGATTCTAAAAAGCGTTTGAATGCGATTAAAGATTTGATTTCACATAAAAATAAGGCGTTCAGGCTATTGCAACTCAAGCTCAACACGCCCCTAAAAGCCTTAGTGGAAGCGCAAAAAGACGGCGAATTTAAAGCCTTAGATCAATTTTTTAACCCCATTAAAATCAAAAGCGATAAGCCTTTAAGGGCTAGTTTTTTAGAAATCAAAGAGTATGAAATTAAGGAGAGGGAAAATCATGCTGTTTTCTAA
- a CDS encoding DUF4149 domain-containing protein, whose protein sequence is MKKFGLGVYLLLLGILGGSLIILGAIVAPIVFKASSILPELNLTSFESGKLMAQIIVRFNYVLGAIGFVVLLYEIISFIYYKRSLVYLILGVAIGALCLLFVFYYTPYILNAQKAGEVVLQSAEFARSHAQSEWLFKELFVLVCALFFWRLLGKNAL, encoded by the coding sequence ATGAAAAAATTTGGTTTAGGGGTGTATTTGCTTCTTTTAGGTATTTTGGGCGGCTCTTTGATCATTCTAGGAGCGATAGTCGCGCCCATTGTTTTCAAAGCTTCAAGCATTTTACCTGAATTGAATCTAACCTCATTTGAGAGCGGGAAACTCATGGCGCAAATCATTGTGCGTTTCAATTATGTTTTAGGCGCGATCGGTTTTGTGGTGTTACTTTATGAAATCATTTCGTTTATTTATTATAAAAGATCGTTAGTGTATTTGATCCTTGGCGTGGCGATAGGGGCGTTGTGTTTGCTCTTTGTTTTTTATTACACGCCTTATATTTTAAACGCTCAAAAAGCGGGCGAAGTCGTGCTCCAAAGCGCTGAATTTGCCCGCTCGCACGCTCAAAGCGAATGGCTGTTTAAGGAATTGTTTGTGTTGGTGTGTGCTTTGTTTTTTTGGCGTTTGCTTGGAAAAAACGCACTTTGA
- a CDS encoding mechanosensitive ion channel family protein, translating to MALRVLLFFCFLFLQAEDKSQELLSIQKQMALVDKKLAKDDNVWLKKFENYKIYNQIYTEKESVRQELRRLKNKKSKDLLKISTLEHTLKALESQQKMFESYGVNPFKDLIERPNIPNIPNIANPIAIIDGISFIKSMRLKHENLKNNQTALEEVLRLLDQKHQLLNQWHALDKSAKLSDEIYQTQAKRLELQGAQNVLKTTIGIFQKDSDEAISIVKSQVKNQLFKLVYVFLAALLSVVFAWILKIISSKYIENNERVYTVNKAINFVNVSVIILIFLFSYLENVTYLVTVLGFASAGLAIAMKDLFMSLLGWFIILIGGSVHVGDRVRIAKGTDIFIGDVLDISMLHITILEDVTFTTYTNNRRAGRIIFVPNNYIFTTMFANYSHFGMKTVWDGVDFCITFDSDFKKASKIALNIATELSKEYTDITYKQLNKMRDRYSLRSLSVKPRCFLMPENNGIKISVWYQTNSYATMSLRSKIVAEIVEAFLKEENIHIAYTTSKLLKVDADFLGDGFGNKREQK from the coding sequence ATGGCATTAAGGGTATTATTATTCTTTTGTTTTTTGTTTTTACAAGCAGAAGATAAAAGCCAGGAGCTGTTGTCCATACAAAAACAAATGGCTTTGGTGGATAAAAAACTCGCCAAAGACGATAACGTGTGGTTGAAAAAATTTGAAAACTATAAGATCTACAATCAAATTTATACCGAAAAAGAGAGCGTGAGGCAGGAATTAAGGCGTTTAAAAAACAAAAAAAGCAAGGATTTATTAAAGATTAGCACCTTAGAGCATACCCTAAAGGCTTTAGAGTCCCAGCAAAAAATGTTTGAAAGCTATGGGGTCAATCCTTTTAAGGACTTGATAGAGCGCCCCAATATCCCTAATATCCCTAATATCGCTAACCCTATTGCGATCATTGATGGCATTTCTTTCATTAAAAGCATGCGTTTAAAGCATGAAAATCTTAAAAATAACCAGACTGCTTTAGAAGAAGTTTTAAGGCTTTTAGATCAAAAACACCAGCTTTTAAATCAGTGGCACGCTTTGGATAAAAGCGCGAAATTAAGCGATGAGATCTATCAAACTCAAGCCAAACGCCTGGAATTGCAAGGGGCTCAAAACGTTCTAAAAACCACGATCGGGATTTTCCAAAAAGACAGCGATGAGGCTATAAGCATTGTCAAATCTCAAGTTAAAAACCAGCTTTTTAAATTGGTTTATGTGTTTTTAGCAGCCCTTTTGAGCGTGGTGTTTGCTTGGATTTTAAAAATCATTTCCAGTAAATACATTGAAAATAATGAGCGCGTCTATACCGTGAATAAAGCCATCAACTTCGTGAATGTGAGCGTGATCATTTTAATCTTTCTTTTTTCTTATTTAGAAAATGTAACCTATTTAGTTACGGTTTTAGGCTTTGCGAGCGCAGGCTTAGCGATTGCGATGAAAGATTTGTTCATGAGCTTGCTCGGGTGGTTTATTATTTTGATTGGAGGGAGCGTGCATGTGGGCGATAGGGTGCGTATCGCTAAGGGGACGGATATTTTTATTGGTGATGTGCTAGATATTTCTATGTTGCACATTACGATTTTAGAAGATGTAACCTTCACCACTTATACGAACAACAGGAGAGCGGGCCGGATTATTTTTGTGCCTAATAATTATATTTTCACCACCATGTTTGCTAATTACAGCCATTTTGGGATGAAAACGGTTTGGGATGGGGTGGATTTTTGCATCACATTTGATTCTGATTTTAAAAAAGCTTCTAAAATTGCACTCAACATCGCTACAGAATTGTCTAAAGAATACACGGATATTACCTATAAACAGCTCAATAAAATGCGCGACCGGTATTCTTTAAGGAGTTTGAGTGTGAAGCCTCGATGCTTTTTGATGCCTGAAAATAACGGGATAAAAATCTCGGTGTGGTATCAAACCAATTCGTATGCGACCATGTCTTTAAGGAGCAAGATTGTGGCTGAAATCGTTGAAGCTTTTTTGAAAGAAGAAAATATCCATATCGCTTATACGACCAGCAAGTTGCTTAAAGTGGATGCTGATTTTTTAGGCGATGGCTTTGGGAATAAAAGGGAACAAAAATGA
- the aroB gene encoding 3-dehydroquinate synthase, with protein MQEIVIPLKEKSYKVFLGELPEIKLKQKALIISDSIVAGLHLSYLLERLKALEVRVCVIESGEKYKNFHSLERILNNAFEMQLNRHSLMIALGGGVISDMVGFASSIYFRGIDFINIPTTLLSQVDASVGGKTGINTPYGKNLIGSFHQPRAVYIDLAFLKTLEKREFQAGVAEIIKMAVCFDKNLVERLETKDLKDCLEEVVFQSVSIKAQVIIQDEKEQNIRAGLNYGHTFGHAIEKETDYERFLHGEAIAIGMRMANDLALSLGMLTLKEYERIENLLKKFDLIFHYKIIDLQKFYERLFLDKKSEDKTIKFILPKGIGAFEVASHIPKETIIKVLEKWH; from the coding sequence ATGCAAGAAATTGTAATCCCTTTAAAAGAAAAAAGCTATAAAGTGTTTTTGGGGGAATTGCCTGAAATAAAATTGAAACAAAAAGCGCTCATCATTAGCGATAGCATCGTGGCCGGGTTGCATTTATCGTATTTATTAGAGCGCTTGAAAGCCTTAGAAGTCAGAGTGTGCGTGATAGAGTCCGGGGAAAAATACAAGAATTTTCATTCGTTAGAGCGGATTTTAAACAACGCCTTTGAAATGCAATTAAACCGCCATTCTTTAATGATAGCCCTTGGTGGGGGAGTGATAAGCGATATGGTGGGGTTTGCGAGCAGTATTTATTTTAGGGGGATTGATTTTATTAATATCCCTACGACTTTACTTTCTCAAGTGGATGCGAGCGTGGGGGGGAAAACAGGGATCAATACGCCTTATGGCAAAAACTTAATCGGATCGTTCCACCAGCCTAGAGCGGTTTATATTGATTTAGCTTTTTTAAAAACCCTTGAAAAAAGGGAATTTCAAGCAGGGGTTGCTGAAATCATTAAAATGGCGGTGTGTTTTGATAAAAACTTGGTAGAAAGATTGGAAACAAAGGATTTAAAAGATTGTTTAGAAGAAGTGGTTTTCCAAAGCGTCAGTATCAAAGCTCAAGTTATTATACAAGATGAAAAAGAGCAAAACATCAGGGCCGGGTTGAATTACGGGCATACCTTTGGGCATGCGATAGAAAAAGAGACTGATTATGAGCGATTTTTGCATGGCGAAGCGATCGCTATTGGCATGCGCATGGCTAATGATTTAGCCCTTTCTTTAGGCATGCTCACTTTAAAAGAATACGAACGCATAGAAAATTTATTGAAAAAATTTGATTTGATATTCCATTACAAAATCATTGATCTTCAAAAATTTTACGAACGCTTGTTTTTAGACAAAAAAAGCGAGGATAAGACAATCAAATTCATTCTGCCTAAAGGCATTGGAGCGTTTGAGGTTGCCTCTCATATCCCTAAAGAAACGATCATAAAGGTGTTAGAAAAATGGCATTAA